In a genomic window of Brassica rapa cultivar Chiifu-401-42 chromosome A10, CAAS_Brap_v3.01, whole genome shotgun sequence:
- the LOC103846782 gene encoding histidine kinase 5 isoform X1, with the protein MVCEMETDQIEEMDVEVLSSMWPDDVGTQADNQFNVEKPAGDSDTLKEVDIAEKRTMADLKRLPELLNTTDQGSSQLTNLVRQWEYMQDHAVRLLREELKILTRQREEAEAKELKIIEEHNFETEEPENVPVLDETSHLFRRFRQKKRDELVDSKRVVIDEEFDTVAYWKQKALSLEKMLEASTERERRLIEKLNESLKTMESHSAPVEELTQNLKRAEGFLHFILQNAPIVMGHQDKDLRYLFIYNKFPSLREQDILGKTDVEIFHGGGVKESEDFKREVLEKGKASKREITFETELFGSKTFLIYVEPVYNKAREKIGINYMGMEVTDQVRKREKMAKLREDNAVRKAMESELTKTIHITEETMRAKQMLATMSHEIRSPLSGVVGMAEILSTTKLDKEQRQLLNVMISSGDLVLQLINDILDLSKVESGVMKLEATKFRPREVVKHVLQTAAASLKKDLTLEGNIADEVPILVVGDVLRIRQILTNLISNAIKFTHRGKVGIKLKVISQPSFASDKEQNETSVWICCDVYDTGIGIPENALPCLFKKYMQASADHARKYGGTGLGLAICKQLVELMGGQLTVTSQVNLGSTFTFVLPYKVATPDDHSDDQDEFSDMVDHHQPEPDDTTEGYFQFKPLLGSIYSNGGPVMGNNFLPHKAMLTSPIKLINGSVADPSNSSGQSQTVQVENGGYMDESESAHQYGNGNGHRCSSKESESCSSSQASSEMESELTVSSPREEEKTETEVKETSQPKILLVEDNKINIMVAKSMMKQLGYTMDIANNGVEAINAVKDTSYDLVLMVSQLVSSLNLKKRLIKEFWGSQDVCMPVMDGLKATRLIRSYEESGNWDAAIEAGVDIKTSESEQGCERSTDRLPIVAMTANTLAESSEECYANGMDSFISKPVTLQKLKECLQQYLQ; encoded by the exons ATGGTCTGCGAGATGGAGACTGATCAAATCGAAGAGATGGACGTCGAAGTCTTGTCTTCCATGTGGCCCGATGATGTCGGAACCCAAGCAGACAACCAGTTCAACGTAGAGAAACCCGCAGGGGATTCAGACACCTTGAAAGAAGTAGACATCGCCGAGAAACGAACCATGGCTGATCTAAAACGTTTACCCGAACTCCTGAACACCACCGACCAAGGCTCCTCACAACTCACCAACCTCGTGAGACAATGGGAGTACATGCAAGACCACGCGGTTAGGCTTCTAAGAGAAGAGCTCAAGATCCTCACCAGACAGAGAGAAGAAGCTGAGGCCAAGGAGCTTAAGATCATAGAGGAGCATAACTTCGAGACCGAAGAGCCTGAGAACGTCCCCGTTTTGGATGAGACCAGCCATCTTTTCCGCAGGTTTAGGCAGAAGAAACGCGACGAGCTGGTGGACAGCAAGAGGGTTGTGATCGATGAGGAGTTCGACACGGTTGCGTATTGGAAACAGAAGGCGTTGAGTTTGGAGAAGATGCTTGAAGCGAGTaccgagagagagaggaggTTGATTGAGAAGCTGAACGAGAGTTTGAAGACTATGGAGAGTCACTCAGCACCGGTGGAAGAGCTGACTCAGAATCTTAAGAGAGCTGAAGGGTTCTTGCATTTCATACTTCAGAATGCACCTATTGTTATGGGTCATCAGGATAAAGATCTACGTTACTTGTTCATCTACAACAAGTTTCCTTCGTTACGAGAACAG GACATTTTGGGCAAAACAGACGTGGAGATATTCCACGGAGGTGGAGTTAAAGAGTCTGAAGATTTCAAGAGAGAGGTTCTTGAAAAAGGAAAAGCTTCAAAGAGAGAGATCACATTCGAGACAGAGTTATTCGGATCAAAGACGTTTTTGATATACGTTGAGCCTGTTTACAACAAAGCTCGCGAGAAAATCGGTATAAACTACATGGGAATGGAAGTAACTGATCAGGTaaggaaaagagaaaaaatggcTAAGCTCAGGGAAGACAACGCGGTGAGAAAAGCGATGGAATCAGAACTGACCAAGACCATTCACATCACAGAGGAGACTATGAGAGCTAAGCAAATGCTGGCGACAATGTCTCATGAGATAAGATCACCGTTGTCAGGAGTGGTGGGAATGGCTGAGATACTTTCTACTACAAAGCTGGATAAAGAGCAAAGACAGTTGTTGAATGTCATGATCTCTTCTGGTGATTTGGTGCTTCAGCTGATTAATGATATTCTTGATCTCTCCAAGGTTGAATCAG GTGTGATGAAGTTAGAAGCTACAAAGTTTAGGCCAAGAGAAGTGGTGAAGCATGTGCTTCAGACAGCTGCTGCATCGCTGAAGAAAGATTTGACGTTAGAAGGAAACATTGCAGATGAAGTTCCTATATTG GTGGTTGGAGATGTTCTAAGGATCCGGCAGATTCTCACCAACCTGATCAGCAATGCTATCAAATTTACACATCGAGGAAAGGTTGGGATCAAACTCAAAGTGATATCACAACCATCCTTTGCTAGTGATAAAGAACAAAACGAGACTTCGGTTTGGATTTGCTGTGACGTTTATGACACTGGAATTGGAATCCCAG AGAACGCTCTCCCTTGTTTGTTCAAGAAGTACATGCAAGCAAGCGCTGATCATGCTCGCAAATACGGTGGAACTGGTCTCGGTCTCGCCATTTGTAAACAGCTGGTTGAGCTAATGGGAGGTCAACTCACAGTGACAAGCCAAGTCAACTTAGGTTCAACGTTCACGTTCGTATTACCATACAAAGTTGCAACACCAGATGATCATTCAGATGATCAAGATGAGTTCTCTGACATGGTTGATCATCATCAACCAGAGCCAGACGACACAACCGAAGGATACTTCCAGTTTAAACCCCTTCTAGGATCTATATATTCCAATGGCGGACCGGTCATGGGCAATAACTTCTTACCTCACAAAGCTATGCTCACTAGTCCTATTAAGCTCATCAACGGTTCTGTCGCCGATCCTTCTAACAGCAGTGGACAAAGCCAGACGGTTCAGGTTGAAAATGGTGGTTATATGGATGAATCTGAGTCGGCTCATCAATATGGCAATGGGAATGGTCATCGATGTTCCTCCAAGGAAAGTGAATCTTGTAGCAGTTCACAAGCTAGCTCAGAAATGGAGTCAGAGCTCACAGTTTCATCTCCTAGGGAAGAGGAAAAAACTGAGACGGAGGTCAAAGAGACATCACAGCCAAAGATTTTGCTTGTGGAAGATAACAAAATCAACATCATGGTTGCCAAGTCGATGATGAAGCAACTAGGCTATACCATGGACATTGCCAATAACGGAGTTGAAGCCATAAACGCTGTTAAAGACACTAGCTACGACTTGGTACTCATGGTAAGTCAACTTGTAAGTTCACTTAATTTGAAAAAAAGGCTTATAAAAGAATTTTGGGGTTCACAGGATGTGTGCATGCCAGTTATGGATGGTTTAAAAGCTACAAGACTGATCCGTTCATACGAAGAATCTGGGAACTGGGATGCTGCAATAGAAGCAGGAGTTGATATAAAGACATCAGAGAGTGAGCAAGGCTGTGAGCGTTCCACTGACCGGCTGCCTATAGTCGCTATGACCGCTAATACATTAGCAGAGAGCTCAGAAGAATGTTATGCAAATGGTATGGACTCTTTTATTTCTAAACCTGTAACGTTGCAAAAACTTAAAGAGTGTCTACAACAGTATCTCCAGTGA
- the LOC103846785 gene encoding uncharacterized protein LOC103846785 has product MMMATTSSTAKNKPNNQNLTKSRSLGPKPKPVPSSNADGSGQKTVEKPLPNYLKPTVSSRPDPVKFLRKNKAVEDNQKLLRRRSFDRPLSSSSTHKPLNTSPQARPRDRPAVPREKPVTGLRSTSFHGSSRGGLRGSTMVKSPPVASRGPPGVKKSGLSGNSSSKSRKEGSENVPKKSSGKEITPECSPPAPAHEDVEEIVKVEIDVQVSDHIEEDKDQVAQPNESTEEEKGELINEEQKEEQKEPENIQENNSEDKEVVEKRVDVEENNETVVTPDMKEAEIEAEAKEEESEGSKVKEGTTETKKEVVKGKKGSPTAYNDVIASKMQESSRKNKVLALAGAFQTVIDYETAASK; this is encoded by the coding sequence ATGATGATGGCAACGACGTCTAGTACAGCGAAAAACAAACCGAACAACCAAAACCTCACCAAATCAAGATCTCTTGGTCCAAAGCCAAAGCCGGTTCCATCATCGAACGCAGATGGATCTGGTCAGAAAACAGTTGAGAAGCCTTTGCCTAATTATCTGAAACCAACTGTTAGCTCGAGACCTGACCCGGTCAAGTTCTTGAGGAAGAACAAAGCTGTCGAAGACAATCAGAAGCTTCTTCGTAGACGATCCTTTGATCGTCCTCTTTCGTCTTCATCAACTCATAAGCCTCTCAATACCTCTCCTCAAGCACGCCCACGAGACAGACCCGCGGTTCCAAGAGAGAAGCCTGTCACTGGTCTGCGTTCTACATCTTTCCATGGAAGCAGCAGAGGCGGTCTCAGAGGAAGCACTATGGTGAAATCTCCTCCTGTGGCTTCAAGAGGACCTCCGGGTGTAAAGAAGAGCGGTCTGAGCGGTAACAGTTCTTCCAAGAGCAGAAAGGAAGGTTCTGAGAATGTTCCAAAGAAGTCTTCGGGGAAAGAGATTACCCCGGAATGTTCTCCTCCTGCGCCTGCTCATGAGGATGTAGAAGAGATTGTCAAGGTTGAGATTGATGTACAAGTTTCTGACCACATAGAAGAAGATAAAGATCAGGTTGCACAACCCAATGAATCCacagaagaagagaaaggagagcTGATCAACGAGGAACAAAAGGAAGAGCAGAAAGAACCAGAGAACATCCAAGAAAACAACAGTGAAGACAAGGAAGTTGTTGAAAAGAGAGTTGATGTTGAGGAGAATAACGAGACAGTTGTTACTCCAGATATGAAAGAAGCTGAGATAGAAGCAGAAGCTAAAGAAGAGGAGAGCGAAGGCAGCAAAGTGAAAGAAGGAACAACAGAGACAAAGAAGGAAGTGGTGAAAGGGAAGAAAGGGTCTCCAACAGCATACAACGATGTAATAGCAAGTAAGATGCAAGAGAGCTCGAGGAAGAACAAGGTCTTGGCTCTCGCTGGAGCCTTTCAAACCGTTATCGACTATGAAACTGCTGCATCTAAGTGA
- the LOC103846784 gene encoding uncharacterized protein LOC103846784: MCLVFVCDQDERVIGRYAAPGACPYCGGMVQTVDVESQWRFCFVPLYNKSKRRLICSTCGKRLIAHS, from the coding sequence atGTGTTTGGTGTTCGTGTGCGATCAGGACGAGAGGGTGATCGGCAGGTACGCAGCTCCTGGAGCCTGCCCCTACTGCGGCGGGATGGTTCAAACGGTAGACGTAGAAAGCCAGTGGAGATTCTGCTTCGTCCCTCTCTATAACAAATCCAAACGTCGCCTTATTTGCTCCACCTGCGGTAAACGCCTCATCGCCCATTCCTGA
- the LOC103846783 gene encoding uncharacterized protein At1g32220, chloroplastic, with amino-acid sequence MRTIVTRLIRHKSSVPQTRFVSASSTGGRYLSTDSNKIDEPFNVEEAETVHVPPPLTEKLLVLGGNGFVGSHVCKEALDRGLSVSSLSRSGRSSLQEPWATRVTWHQGNLLSSDLLKDALDGVTSVISCVGGFGSNSYMYKINGTANINAIRAASEKGVKRFVYISAADFGLAKYLLSGYYEGKRAAETELLTRFAYGGIILRPGFIYGTRSVGNMKIPLGVFGSPMEMVLQQAKPLNQLPLVGPLFTPPVNVESVAKVAVRAATDPVFPPGIVDVHGIQRYSQQKSR; translated from the exons ATGAGGACGATCGTTACGCGTTTGATCCGTCACAAATCCTCTGTTCCCCAGACACG GTTCGTTTCTGCATCATCCACCGGCGGGAGGTATCTCTCTACCGACTCCAACAAAATCGACGAGCCTTTCAATGTGGAAGAAGCAGAGACTGTTCATGTCCCACCACCTCTAACTGAAAAG CTGCTTGTCCTTGGTGGAAATGGGTTTGTGGGATCACACGTCTGTAAAGAAGCTTTAGATCGCGGCTTATCTGTCTCTAGCCTTAGCAG ATCAGGTAGGTCGTCTTTACAAGAGCCATGGGCTACCAGAGTTACATGGCATCAAG GAAACCTTCTATCATCTGATTTATTGAAAGATGCTCTTGATGGAGTGACTTCTgtg ATCTCTTGTGTTGGTGGTTTTGGTTCAAACTCGTATATGTATAAGATTAATGGGACTGCAAACATCAACGCAATTAGAGCTGCTTCAGAGAAAGGTGTCAAAAGATTTGTCTATATATCCGCTGCTGATTTCGGACTAGCTAAGTACTTGTTGAGCGGTTACTATGAAGGAAAG CGTGCTGCTGAGACTGAGCTGCTCACAAGATTTGCTTATGGAG GGATAATCTTGAGGCCTGGTTTTATATACGGAACTCGCAGCGTTGGGAACATGAAGATCCCATTGGGAGTCTTTGGTTCACCCATGGAGATG GTTCTTCAACAAGCAAAACCACTGAACCAGCTCCCATTAGTCGGACCTTTGTTCACACCTCCGGTGAACGTTGAATCAGTTGCCAAAGTTGCGGTTAGAGCGGCTACTGATCCAGTGTTCCCTCCAGGGATTGTCGATGTTCATGGTATACAACGTTACAGCCAACAGAAATCAAGATAA
- the LOC103846786 gene encoding E3 ubiquitin-protein ligase MBR2 — translation MDGCAGKRSVDRMVLPRKASGPVLRENMKKKDEKSVSFCSRIACSAKVTSTKGTNRIGSTADNAKVGRPGKEIVGSSSRAPGGFGYLRKPAVGTTGRRQPSSNVDTGSSETSSSLDHPAAVKPILPRLKTKRGAISVQSQNTVSGEVVGSSSRGTIRSSHQKPGLRTRDALMPPSVSSSSGSDHTLRGGLSRNGLRNLRCNSVSDVLPTKSSSGTKVSVTKKKNSDGESSSSSQGIKSRVSVMKGRNQSSTHGNGITVSDNRRNRMVPTIRDNSVVSSSGRRSGRLGAVASPATSRQTPQPAAPIDPNPSLSVTPSNSHSSTDWLSSMMPGSPSEAHPSSSLVNRDGLSGYNMNGIAEALLVLDRIDQELRYEQLASLETNLFASGMIRFYDQHSDMRLDIDNMSYEELLALGDEIGTVSTALSEEALSRSLKKSIYQETDETGPISLDKDDDIKCSICQEEYVDGDEVGTMPCEHMYHVNCVQQWLRMKNWCPICKTSAEEEKS, via the exons ATGGATGGATGTGCCGGTAAGCGATCAGTTGACCGAATGGTTCTGCCTCGAAAAGCAAGCGGTCCTGTACTGCGtgagaatatgaagaagaaagatgagaAGAGTGTCTCTTTCTGCAGCCGAATCGCCTGTAGTGCAAAGGTTACTTCCACCAAGGGAACCAACAGGATTGGCTCTACGGCTGACAATGCAAAAGTTGGCCGGCCTGGAAAGGAAATTGTTGGGAGTTCATCTCGAGCTCCCGGTGGATTCGGATACTTAAGAAAGCCAGCCGTAGGTACTACTGGCAGGAGACAGCCTTCTTCTAATGTGGACACAGGTTCTTCAGAGACGAGCAGTAGTCTTGATCATCCAGCTGCGGTTAAGCCCATCCTTCCTCGCCTAAAGACTAAGAGAGGCGCAATCAGTGTTCAGTCTCAAAACACCGTCTCCGGAGAAGTCGTTGGAAGCTCAAGTAGAGGAACCATCAGAAGTAGTCATCAGAAACCTGGCTTGCGCACTCGAGATGCTCTAATGCCTccctctgtttcttcttcttctggtagCGACCACACTCTAAGAGGTGGTCTGAGCAGGAACGGGTTGAGAAACTTGAGGTGCAACTCTGTCTCTGATGTTCTTCCAACTAAATCAAGCTCTGGAACAAAAGTCAGCGTGactaaaaagaaaaactctGATGGAGAGAGCAGCTCCTCTAGCCAAGGCATTAAGAGTAGAGTGTCGGTGATGAAGGGAAGGAATCAAAGCTCTACACATGGAAACGGCATCACAGTTTCTGATAACAGAAGGAATCGTATGGTACCAACCATCAGGGATAACAGTGTTGTTTCAAGTAGTGGTAGGAGATCAGGGCGACTTGGAGCTGTTGCATCCCCTGCTACTTCTCGGCAAACGCCTCAACCTGCAGCACCAATCGATCCCAATCCTTCTCTTTCTGTTACTCCATCAAATAGTCACAGTAGTACCGACTGGTTAAGTAGCATGATGCCTGGTAGCCCCTCAGAAGCTCACCCTTCAAGCTCTCTGGTGAACCGTGATGGTTTAAGTGGCTACAACATGAATGGAATTGCAGAG GCATTGTTGGTCCTGGACAGAATTGATCAAGAGCTTAGATACGAG CAACTGGCTTCTTTAGAGACGAATCTATTCGCCAGTGGTATGATTAGATTCTACGATCAGCATAGCGATATGAGGCTTGACATTGATAACATGTCATATGAG GAACTACTAGCTTTGGGGGATGAAATAGGTACAGTGAGCACAGCTCTAAGCGAAGAAGCACTGTCTAGAAGCCTCAAGAAAAGCATTTATCAAGAGACAGATGAAACTGGTCCCATTTCTCTGGATAAGGATGATGATATCAAGTGCAGTATTTGCCAG GAAGAGTATGTTGATGGAGATGAAGTAGGGACTATGCCATGTGAACATATGTACCATGTGAACTGTGTACAACAATGGCTACGGATGAAGAATTGGTGCCCTATCTGCAAAACCTCTGCTGAAGAAGAAAAGTCGTAG
- the LOC103846789 gene encoding putative RNA methyltransferase At5g10620: MAISFMATCHLKQPHTPEDKGRTCSRYTGQAVRAVPIRVITVGKKRAEGVRLLVDEYKTKLKPYCSFDDSLVRSNPRNALDVRAQVEDEEVAMMKLIGPDDWVVVLDERGRDVDSEQMAELLGDAGNSGASRISFCIGGAYGHGREVRKRANVTIRLSSMVLNHQIALVVLMEQLYRAWTILKGQNYHH; encoded by the exons ATGGCGATCTCTTTCATGGCTACTTGTCACCTGAAGCAGCCTCACACACCTGAGGATAAAG GAAGAACTTGTAGTAGATACACGGGTCAAGCAGTG AGAGCTGTGCCTATACGTGTGATAACAGTTGGGAAAAAGAGAGCAGAAGGTGTTCGACTCTTGGTCGATGAGTATAAGACCAAGCTTAAACCGTATTGCTCTTTTGACGATTCTTTGGTTCGGTCCAATCCTCGAAATGCTCT GGATGTTAGAGCTCAAGTTGAGGATGAGGAAGTGGCTATGATGAAGCTTATTGGGCCTGATGATTGG GTTGTGGTGCTTGACGAGAGAGGCCGTGACGTTGATTCAGAACAGATGGCTGAGTTACTAGGAGATGCAGGCAATAGT GGAGCTTCGAGGATATCGTTTTGTATAGGTGGAGCTTATGGACATGGAAGAGAAGTGAGGAAGAGAGCTAATGTGACCATTAGATTGTCCTCCATGGTCTTGAATCATCAGATAGCTCTTGTTGTACTTATGGAACAGCTTTACAG GGCATGGACTATTCTCAAGGGGCAAAATTACCATCACTGA
- the LOC103846788 gene encoding flowering-promoting factor 1-like protein 2 gives MSGVWVFKNGVIRLVENPNQSGGVTHGRRNVLVYLPTGEVVSSYSSLEQILMSLGWERYFSGDSDLIQYHKRSSIDLISLPRDFSKFNSVYMYDIVIKNPNTFHVRDFH, from the coding sequence ATGTCAGGCGTTTGGGTGTTCAAAAACGGAGTAATACGTCTAGTAGAAAACCCAAACCAGTCCGGTGGAGTGACGCACGGCCGGAGGAATGTCTTGGTTTACTTGCCGACCGGTGAAGTAGTCTCCTCTTACTCGTCACTAGAACAGATCCTAATGAGTCTCGGCTGGGAGAGATACTTCAGTGGAGACTCTGATCTCATCCAATACCACAAACGTTCCTCCATCGATCTCATCTCCTTACCAAGAGACTTCTCCAAGTTCAACTCCGTTTACATGTACGACATCGTCATCAAGAACCCTAACACCTTCCACGTCCGTGATTTCCACTGA
- the LOC103846782 gene encoding histidine kinase 5 isoform X2 — protein MVCEMETDQIEEMDVEVLSSMWPDDVGTQADNQFNVEKPAGDSDTLKEVDIAEKRTMADLKRLPELLNTTDQGSSQLTNLVRQWEYMQDHAVRLLREELKILTRQREEAEAKELKIIEEHNFETEEPENVPVLDETSHLFRRFRQKKRDELVDSKRVVIDEEFDTVAYWKQKALSLEKMLEASTERERRLIEKLNESLKTMESHSAPVEELTQNLKRAEGFLHFILQNAPIVMGHQDKDLRYLFIYNKFPSLREQDILGKTDVEIFHGGGVKESEDFKREVLEKGKASKREITFETELFGSKTFLIYVEPVYNKAREKIGINYMGMEVTDQVRKREKMAKLREDNAVRKAMESELTKTIHITEETMRAKQMLATMSHEIRSPLSGVVGMAEILSTTKLDKEQRQLLNVMISSGDLVLQLINDILDLSKVESGVMKLEATKFRPREVVKHVLQTAAASLKKDLTLEGNIADEVPILVVGDVLRIRQILTNLISNAIKFTHRGKVGIKLKVISQPSFASDKEQNETSVWICCDVYDTGIGIPENALPCLFKKYMQASADHARKYGGTGLGLAICKQLVELMGGQLTVTSQVNLGSTFTFVLPYKVATPDDHSDDQDEFSDMVDHHQPEPDDTTEGYFQFKPLLGSIYSNGGPVMGNNFLPHKAMLTSPIKLINGSVADPSNSSGQSQTVQVENGGYMDESESAHQYGNGNGHRCSSKESESCSSSQASSEMESELTVSSPREEEKTETEVKETSQPKILLVEDNKINIMVAKSMMKQLGYTMDIANNGVEAINAVKDTSYDLVLMDVCMPVMDGLKATRLIRSYEESGNWDAAIEAGVDIKTSESEQGCERSTDRLPIVAMTANTLAESSEECYANGMDSFISKPVTLQKLKECLQQYLQ, from the exons ATGGTCTGCGAGATGGAGACTGATCAAATCGAAGAGATGGACGTCGAAGTCTTGTCTTCCATGTGGCCCGATGATGTCGGAACCCAAGCAGACAACCAGTTCAACGTAGAGAAACCCGCAGGGGATTCAGACACCTTGAAAGAAGTAGACATCGCCGAGAAACGAACCATGGCTGATCTAAAACGTTTACCCGAACTCCTGAACACCACCGACCAAGGCTCCTCACAACTCACCAACCTCGTGAGACAATGGGAGTACATGCAAGACCACGCGGTTAGGCTTCTAAGAGAAGAGCTCAAGATCCTCACCAGACAGAGAGAAGAAGCTGAGGCCAAGGAGCTTAAGATCATAGAGGAGCATAACTTCGAGACCGAAGAGCCTGAGAACGTCCCCGTTTTGGATGAGACCAGCCATCTTTTCCGCAGGTTTAGGCAGAAGAAACGCGACGAGCTGGTGGACAGCAAGAGGGTTGTGATCGATGAGGAGTTCGACACGGTTGCGTATTGGAAACAGAAGGCGTTGAGTTTGGAGAAGATGCTTGAAGCGAGTaccgagagagagaggaggTTGATTGAGAAGCTGAACGAGAGTTTGAAGACTATGGAGAGTCACTCAGCACCGGTGGAAGAGCTGACTCAGAATCTTAAGAGAGCTGAAGGGTTCTTGCATTTCATACTTCAGAATGCACCTATTGTTATGGGTCATCAGGATAAAGATCTACGTTACTTGTTCATCTACAACAAGTTTCCTTCGTTACGAGAACAG GACATTTTGGGCAAAACAGACGTGGAGATATTCCACGGAGGTGGAGTTAAAGAGTCTGAAGATTTCAAGAGAGAGGTTCTTGAAAAAGGAAAAGCTTCAAAGAGAGAGATCACATTCGAGACAGAGTTATTCGGATCAAAGACGTTTTTGATATACGTTGAGCCTGTTTACAACAAAGCTCGCGAGAAAATCGGTATAAACTACATGGGAATGGAAGTAACTGATCAGGTaaggaaaagagaaaaaatggcTAAGCTCAGGGAAGACAACGCGGTGAGAAAAGCGATGGAATCAGAACTGACCAAGACCATTCACATCACAGAGGAGACTATGAGAGCTAAGCAAATGCTGGCGACAATGTCTCATGAGATAAGATCACCGTTGTCAGGAGTGGTGGGAATGGCTGAGATACTTTCTACTACAAAGCTGGATAAAGAGCAAAGACAGTTGTTGAATGTCATGATCTCTTCTGGTGATTTGGTGCTTCAGCTGATTAATGATATTCTTGATCTCTCCAAGGTTGAATCAG GTGTGATGAAGTTAGAAGCTACAAAGTTTAGGCCAAGAGAAGTGGTGAAGCATGTGCTTCAGACAGCTGCTGCATCGCTGAAGAAAGATTTGACGTTAGAAGGAAACATTGCAGATGAAGTTCCTATATTG GTGGTTGGAGATGTTCTAAGGATCCGGCAGATTCTCACCAACCTGATCAGCAATGCTATCAAATTTACACATCGAGGAAAGGTTGGGATCAAACTCAAAGTGATATCACAACCATCCTTTGCTAGTGATAAAGAACAAAACGAGACTTCGGTTTGGATTTGCTGTGACGTTTATGACACTGGAATTGGAATCCCAG AGAACGCTCTCCCTTGTTTGTTCAAGAAGTACATGCAAGCAAGCGCTGATCATGCTCGCAAATACGGTGGAACTGGTCTCGGTCTCGCCATTTGTAAACAGCTGGTTGAGCTAATGGGAGGTCAACTCACAGTGACAAGCCAAGTCAACTTAGGTTCAACGTTCACGTTCGTATTACCATACAAAGTTGCAACACCAGATGATCATTCAGATGATCAAGATGAGTTCTCTGACATGGTTGATCATCATCAACCAGAGCCAGACGACACAACCGAAGGATACTTCCAGTTTAAACCCCTTCTAGGATCTATATATTCCAATGGCGGACCGGTCATGGGCAATAACTTCTTACCTCACAAAGCTATGCTCACTAGTCCTATTAAGCTCATCAACGGTTCTGTCGCCGATCCTTCTAACAGCAGTGGACAAAGCCAGACGGTTCAGGTTGAAAATGGTGGTTATATGGATGAATCTGAGTCGGCTCATCAATATGGCAATGGGAATGGTCATCGATGTTCCTCCAAGGAAAGTGAATCTTGTAGCAGTTCACAAGCTAGCTCAGAAATGGAGTCAGAGCTCACAGTTTCATCTCCTAGGGAAGAGGAAAAAACTGAGACGGAGGTCAAAGAGACATCACAGCCAAAGATTTTGCTTGTGGAAGATAACAAAATCAACATCATGGTTGCCAAGTCGATGATGAAGCAACTAGGCTATACCATGGACATTGCCAATAACGGAGTTGAAGCCATAAACGCTGTTAAAGACACTAGCTACGACTTGGTACTCATG GATGTGTGCATGCCAGTTATGGATGGTTTAAAAGCTACAAGACTGATCCGTTCATACGAAGAATCTGGGAACTGGGATGCTGCAATAGAAGCAGGAGTTGATATAAAGACATCAGAGAGTGAGCAAGGCTGTGAGCGTTCCACTGACCGGCTGCCTATAGTCGCTATGACCGCTAATACATTAGCAGAGAGCTCAGAAGAATGTTATGCAAATGGTATGGACTCTTTTATTTCTAAACCTGTAACGTTGCAAAAACTTAAAGAGTGTCTACAACAGTATCTCCAGTGA